A genomic segment from Microbulbifer elongatus encodes:
- a CDS encoding sensor histidine kinase, translating into MDKLEVMDRLQRLSIEQDKLTRKLIDGEQRFRALARSVWSVQEEERKRLARELHDGIGQTLTALKLRLATMEASPEKTEALEITEIALSEARQLARLLRPAVLDDLGLAHALEWLCQLIQDQAEIQVSLRISGLEERLPPDMETLLFRLAQEALTNAQKHSRASIIDIRLTCTDQRVTLCIADNGIGFDVDQACASERDGFGLRSMRDRVELFSGDFSIKSSRNSGTDIFVNLGR; encoded by the coding sequence ATGGATAAGCTAGAGGTAATGGACCGGCTGCAGCGCCTGTCTATCGAACAGGACAAGTTGACACGGAAACTGATTGATGGAGAGCAACGCTTCCGGGCCTTGGCGCGCAGTGTCTGGTCTGTGCAGGAAGAGGAACGCAAACGACTCGCCCGTGAGCTTCACGATGGCATCGGCCAGACACTGACAGCATTGAAACTTCGTCTTGCGACCATGGAGGCTTCTCCTGAAAAAACCGAAGCACTGGAAATAACCGAAATTGCATTGAGTGAAGCCCGCCAGCTTGCCCGCTTGCTACGGCCGGCTGTTCTCGATGATCTGGGGTTGGCCCACGCACTCGAATGGCTGTGTCAGCTTATCCAGGATCAGGCTGAAATCCAGGTATCTCTGCGAATTTCCGGACTGGAAGAGCGGTTACCACCAGATATGGAAACCCTCCTCTTCCGGCTTGCGCAGGAAGCACTGACGAATGCGCAAAAACACAGTAGAGCGAGCATTATCGATATCCGGCTCACCTGCACCGATCAGCGCGTCACCCTGTGTATCGCGGATAATGGTATTGGTTTCGATGTGGATCAGGCCTGTGCATCAGAGCGAGACGGCTTCGGACTGCGCAGCATGCGCGATCGGGTAGAGCTGTTCAGTGGAGACTTTTCGATTAAAAGTTCTCGCAACAGCGGGACGGATATTTTTGTGAATCTTGGGCGGTAG
- a CDS encoding serine/threonine-protein kinase, translating into MEVDSEITKTINNLFRPLQKGERLANRFVIEQLIGRGGYGSVYLATDEQLGIQVALKLLDQHKGVNLRREVLLARKISHPNVVRLHDIFDSDHGQFYTMDYIPGESLATRLDRETRLAPQAVISLAQSLLEALDQAHQNKVVHLDLKPENILLRPDGQAFITDFGVARALGEKPDAPSGTPDYVSPEQIQQKPVDGRSDLYSLGVILYEAATGSLPFEGTDRRARMIARLNIRPRAPHEQCIDVPKHLSQFILQLLHQRPSRRPVSARIALTRMTQPRPLRQWLWAVPAIAFIAALLWTTLEPPAPTETQTLPTLLVLPAEYTPPVPAWLSRTAAEQLHSQLALSPNLRLVEQQPVLNYINQVSWPMPLSTSQQEELLQAFGAMWVVTSEIRPMGDQWSLTVRYGPPGQKTSRSIQRLTEPGHALAALEQAGSALLAQLDQRAPRVIAIPDAFRAEVVQVRRHLDMGEFERAAELSQPLAEVWRSPLSLYLNFRAQEGLGDLSEAKKSINEAASLINNPSSTLALKIQFERQRLAGSSDKALRSLEILKERLPFDSRLAHLHSDLLADHRGLEAGIEYLRSWLESSPTDARGWYLLGRQLIQSGAARKAIEEPLSRALVLSRSQRQLTLEADTLAAIGVAQERLGELNHASQYYREALEKRRSLGDKIGQAGLLANISYLNAVAGAPEEAQQQLDDALSLLTYESAPRLQASIHNDKGVLLEESGNYTAAKQEYMKALTLRRELDDPGLIAESQANIGYIAMLAGDNESARVYFQQSLLEHQNIGDRRGLLYVNQYLASLDTREGNWPQATRAWLRSRQEAEKIGDLQAQLATFIHLAQLSLWRGQPAKTEAELVRAAAIASELQDSRAQQEIALLRAELSLRYGGTPSFDALPEHATPDQVARRQLIKAEWLLENGRAAESEPVIRELLNQPLPAWESSWRQYLVNSLQLERESTNPTNQIWRWAQGLHPDTIPEESWFAIRQRARECKPDTCEKLPEWFLRTIEQDRLKKFLKLPWVPEAWRALDG; encoded by the coding sequence GTGGAAGTAGATTCTGAAATAACAAAAACAATAAACAATCTTTTTCGCCCTTTACAAAAAGGCGAGCGATTGGCAAACCGCTTCGTCATCGAGCAACTGATCGGTCGAGGGGGCTACGGCTCCGTGTATCTTGCAACGGATGAACAGCTCGGTATTCAGGTAGCACTAAAGCTTCTCGATCAGCATAAAGGCGTCAATTTACGCCGAGAAGTGTTACTTGCTCGCAAAATCAGCCACCCCAACGTCGTCCGACTTCACGATATATTTGACTCGGATCATGGCCAGTTCTACACAATGGACTATATCCCGGGTGAAAGTCTGGCAACCAGGCTTGACCGGGAAACACGACTTGCGCCACAGGCGGTAATCTCGCTCGCGCAGTCTCTGCTCGAAGCGCTGGATCAAGCACACCAGAACAAGGTGGTACATCTAGACCTTAAGCCCGAAAACATTTTATTACGGCCGGACGGACAGGCATTTATCACCGATTTTGGTGTTGCTCGCGCTCTTGGTGAAAAGCCCGACGCACCATCGGGGACACCGGATTATGTATCCCCCGAACAAATACAGCAGAAGCCGGTGGATGGCCGTAGCGACCTTTATAGCCTCGGGGTCATCCTGTACGAAGCCGCCACCGGTTCCCTGCCGTTTGAAGGCACTGACCGCCGCGCGCGCATGATTGCTCGGCTGAATATCCGCCCGCGAGCACCCCACGAGCAATGCATAGACGTACCCAAGCATCTCAGCCAGTTTATTCTTCAGTTACTCCATCAACGCCCGAGTCGACGACCTGTGAGTGCGCGTATTGCACTCACCCGGATGACCCAACCTCGCCCTCTGAGGCAGTGGTTGTGGGCAGTCCCGGCCATTGCATTCATCGCGGCGTTACTGTGGACAACACTTGAACCTCCGGCGCCGACAGAAACCCAGACACTACCGACCTTATTAGTGCTACCGGCTGAATACACGCCGCCGGTGCCCGCCTGGCTCTCCCGCACGGCTGCGGAACAATTACACAGCCAGCTCGCGCTTTCCCCAAACCTCAGGTTGGTCGAGCAGCAGCCCGTGCTGAACTACATCAACCAGGTCAGCTGGCCGATGCCTCTTTCAACCAGTCAACAAGAGGAATTACTACAGGCTTTTGGCGCTATGTGGGTGGTGACATCTGAAATCCGCCCGATGGGCGATCAGTGGAGCCTAACCGTCCGTTATGGCCCACCGGGCCAGAAAACCTCCCGCTCCATCCAGCGACTGACCGAACCGGGACATGCACTTGCCGCACTGGAGCAGGCCGGTAGTGCTTTACTTGCGCAGCTGGACCAGCGCGCTCCCAGAGTGATAGCGATTCCCGATGCGTTCCGGGCAGAAGTCGTACAGGTGCGGCGTCACCTCGATATGGGGGAGTTCGAGCGGGCGGCGGAATTGTCACAGCCGCTGGCGGAAGTTTGGCGCAGCCCATTGAGCCTGTATCTGAATTTCAGGGCACAGGAAGGGCTTGGCGATCTTTCAGAAGCAAAAAAATCTATCAACGAGGCCGCGTCGCTGATCAATAACCCCAGCTCAACCCTTGCACTGAAAATCCAGTTCGAGCGCCAGCGATTAGCCGGAAGCAGTGACAAAGCCCTGCGGTCACTGGAAATTCTGAAGGAGCGACTGCCCTTTGACAGTCGCCTGGCGCACCTGCACTCTGACTTACTGGCAGATCACAGAGGCCTCGAAGCAGGCATTGAATATTTACGCAGCTGGTTGGAGAGCAGCCCCACAGACGCACGGGGCTGGTACCTGCTGGGAAGACAGTTGATACAAAGCGGCGCTGCGCGGAAAGCCATCGAGGAACCACTTTCCCGCGCGCTGGTACTCTCCCGCAGTCAACGTCAGTTAACCCTGGAAGCGGATACACTCGCCGCAATCGGTGTCGCCCAGGAGCGGCTCGGGGAGCTGAACCATGCCAGCCAATATTATCGGGAAGCACTCGAGAAAAGGCGCTCGCTTGGTGACAAGATTGGACAAGCCGGCTTACTGGCGAATATCTCCTACCTCAATGCGGTCGCGGGCGCTCCGGAAGAAGCACAGCAACAGCTGGACGATGCGCTTTCGCTACTCACATACGAGAGCGCACCGCGACTACAGGCAAGCATTCACAACGACAAAGGCGTATTGCTCGAAGAGTCCGGTAATTACACCGCGGCAAAACAAGAGTACATGAAAGCGTTGACCTTACGTCGTGAGCTGGACGACCCAGGCCTCATAGCGGAAAGCCAGGCAAATATCGGCTACATCGCCATGCTGGCCGGCGACAATGAAAGTGCCAGAGTCTATTTTCAACAGTCTTTGCTGGAACATCAGAATATTGGTGATCGCAGAGGGTTACTGTACGTCAATCAGTACCTCGCGAGTCTCGACACACGTGAAGGGAATTGGCCACAAGCAACCAGAGCCTGGCTTCGAAGCCGCCAGGAAGCAGAGAAGATTGGGGATCTGCAGGCTCAACTTGCCACATTTATCCATCTGGCACAGCTGAGCCTTTGGCGCGGCCAACCTGCCAAAACCGAAGCAGAACTCGTAAGAGCCGCCGCCATTGCCTCCGAGCTTCAGGACTCACGCGCGCAGCAGGAAATCGCGCTGTTACGCGCCGAGCTCTCTCTTCGCTATGGGGGCACACCCAGTTTTGATGCACTACCAGAGCACGCCACCCCCGATCAGGTTGCCCGCCGGCAACTGATTAAAGCCGAATGGCTACTGGAAAATGGCCGAGCGGCGGAAAGTGAGCCAGTCATCCGAGAACTATTAAACCAGCCACTACCCGCATGGGAGTCCAGCTGGCGGCAATACCTCGTCAACAGCCTGCAACTTGAGCGGGAATCCACTAACCCCACCAATCAAATCTGGCGATGGGCCCAGGGTTTGCACCCTGACACGATTCCAGAAGAGTCTTGGTTTGCGATTCGCCAGAGAGCCCGCGAATGCAAGCCCGACACCTGTGAAAAACTGCCCGAGTGGTTTTTACGGACTATAGAACAAGACAGACTGAAAAAGTTTTTGAAACTTCCCTGGGTTCCAGAAGCATGGAGAGCGCTTGATGGATAA
- a CDS encoding GAF domain-containing protein produces the protein MPAQFSIYYPRRPVKEVRLEDNRVYRLGRGTDCNLQLDNPSVSRLHAELKQVEGVWTLRDLASKNGTKLHGSNIRVAQLTDDCWLSVGELQARFQLLGEHQLERIHGQNTRRWQHCEEIGKRLSDSSDLEQMLARVLEGVVQLAGTDRAFILLKDNTDNLSISAMHGVTPEALQCADFAGSRSAVAEVLKSGRPLVTSDSLDHQFLSSQPSIQLNAIRALACLPLVMDDKQLGVIYTDSLLLGKGITELDLSILEAMADNASMAIAATLLKADLDQLNRCTADTQIPSLSAW, from the coding sequence GTGCCGGCTCAGTTCAGTATCTACTATCCTCGCCGTCCGGTGAAAGAAGTCCGCCTCGAGGATAACAGGGTCTACAGACTGGGCCGCGGTACCGACTGTAATTTACAGCTGGACAACCCTTCTGTCTCCCGCCTGCACGCCGAGTTGAAACAGGTTGAAGGTGTTTGGACTCTAAGGGATCTGGCGTCCAAAAACGGAACCAAACTACACGGCAGCAATATCCGTGTTGCCCAGCTCACGGATGATTGCTGGCTGTCCGTCGGCGAGTTACAGGCCCGCTTCCAACTCCTGGGCGAGCACCAGCTTGAGCGTATTCATGGTCAGAACACCCGGCGCTGGCAACACTGCGAGGAAATCGGAAAACGGCTTTCCGATAGCAGCGATCTGGAGCAGATGCTCGCGCGCGTACTCGAGGGCGTGGTGCAGTTGGCGGGTACCGATCGGGCATTCATCTTGCTCAAAGACAATACAGACAACCTGTCTATCAGCGCGATGCACGGTGTAACCCCCGAGGCGTTACAGTGCGCGGACTTTGCCGGCTCTCGCAGTGCGGTGGCGGAGGTGCTGAAATCTGGCCGCCCTCTGGTTACATCCGACAGCCTCGACCATCAGTTCCTCTCCAGTCAGCCAAGTATCCAGCTTAACGCCATACGAGCACTCGCATGTTTGCCACTGGTAATGGATGATAAACAACTCGGCGTTATCTATACGGACAGCCTACTGTTGGGGAAAGGAATTACCGAACTTGATTTAAGTATTCTCGAAGCCATGGCAGATAATGCTTCCATGGCGATTGCCGCGACATTACTTAAAGCGGATCTTGACCAACTAAATCGGTGTACCGCGGACACGCAAATTCCCAGCCTTTCAGCCTGGTAA
- a CDS encoding DUF6689 family protein, with translation MSLPSLAAITETEISDDSAQFLIAEGSNSVELSVTFNSVENLSPTSLGVDSYRFSVTDPNVVARLPAGVEPVSDFPVMIVIEPPVDESLSFRGAAEVMVYTRDIHFDNNYRVFKSHEGETFHDLTAEHSEGSYRARLRTGNFSEWMIVRDNRDPADVIALKYQRLSNAISSSGLGWLTTNRLLDQLNLSRLFWEQGNTLLAIATLDVVIGLIESLAGSVIGNVWEATSPLTNTAGDLLGASATLRFSLSQG, from the coding sequence TTGAGCCTGCCCTCGCTGGCAGCCATCACTGAAACGGAAATTTCGGATGACAGTGCGCAATTCCTCATCGCCGAAGGCAGTAACTCCGTTGAACTCTCTGTTACTTTTAATTCAGTAGAGAACCTGAGCCCAACAAGCTTAGGGGTAGACTCTTATCGTTTTTCCGTGACCGACCCAAACGTGGTCGCCAGGCTGCCCGCTGGCGTCGAGCCCGTTAGCGATTTTCCGGTCATGATCGTGATTGAACCACCTGTCGACGAATCACTTTCCTTTCGCGGCGCCGCAGAAGTAATGGTTTACACCCGCGATATTCACTTTGACAATAATTACCGGGTGTTTAAGTCACACGAAGGTGAGACATTCCACGATCTGACCGCCGAGCATAGTGAAGGCTCGTATCGCGCCCGCCTCAGAACCGGCAACTTCTCTGAATGGATGATCGTCCGTGATAACAGGGACCCCGCGGACGTGATTGCGCTCAAATACCAACGACTGAGCAACGCAATCAGCTCCAGCGGGCTGGGGTGGCTCACCACCAACCGACTGCTGGATCAGCTGAATCTCTCCCGACTGTTCTGGGAACAGGGGAACACCTTGCTCGCCATCGCGACACTGGATGTGGTAATTGGCTTGATCGAAAGCCTGGCAGGCTCGGTAATCGGCAATGTCTGGGAAGCCACATCCCCTCTGACCAATACCGCGGGTGACCTACTTGGCGCCAGTGCAACGCTGCGCTTTAGCCTCTCCCAAGGGTAA
- a CDS encoding outer membrane beta-barrel protein: protein MVRPLLLLVVPLALLGSSLVSADFYSHRYGGIALQATDLNDLCTDTRDFVGQLNSTNQVATLSGCTDGGEGAKLYAGWRWSPNFAVEADLRQTATSTSNFVVSNPQFPRLAVKDRLTSRMGNAFFIGHLPVGRSGFSVFGKLGGGFWFNELRSLQRGEALAVFQLEDGSLQPVAIPVEGTFSDTSSGFHWGYGAGVSYQLKDRWTIRAEWELFPEVGNEELRGDYQVESASLGWSIHF, encoded by the coding sequence ATGGTCAGGCCTCTCCTTCTGCTTGTGGTACCCCTTGCACTGCTGGGCAGCAGCCTCGTCAGTGCGGACTTCTATTCCCATCGCTACGGGGGCATTGCGCTCCAGGCTACCGATCTCAATGACCTGTGCACTGATACCCGCGACTTTGTCGGCCAGCTGAACAGTACGAATCAGGTCGCCACTCTTTCAGGCTGCACCGACGGAGGGGAAGGCGCGAAACTCTACGCCGGGTGGCGCTGGAGCCCCAACTTCGCAGTGGAAGCCGATCTCCGGCAGACCGCCACATCCACTTCGAATTTCGTCGTATCAAACCCGCAGTTTCCTCGCCTCGCCGTCAAGGACCGTCTAACCAGTCGCATGGGCAATGCATTTTTCATCGGGCATTTACCCGTAGGGCGCTCGGGCTTCAGCGTATTTGGTAAGTTGGGCGGCGGCTTCTGGTTTAACGAGCTGCGCTCACTGCAACGGGGCGAAGCTCTGGCGGTATTCCAACTGGAAGACGGCTCACTGCAGCCGGTGGCCATTCCGGTGGAGGGCACCTTTTCAGATACCAGTAGCGGCTTTCACTGGGGTTACGGAGCCGGCGTCAGCTATCAGCTGAAAGACCGCTGGACTATTCGCGCGGAGTGGGAACTCTTCCCCGAAGTCGGGAATGAGGAACTTCGGGGAGACTATCAGGTGGAGTCTGCGTCGCTGGGCTGGAGCATCCATTTTTAG
- a CDS encoding replication protein P: MASHKNPGTQLTSAQGTHQSGTSSQTQTGNPELEARKRALNEVFGLLKLSFHNQFNSAFPDMQTLNHAKRLWLESLSGFTPEQLVAGAKRAIKQSEYLPTIHKMLQFCAEGEHGLPDPRAAYREACNAPSPKANHRWSHPAVYHAGRAADWFFLANNPESSAYPVLASHYKKICERLMAGESLPAPKQVQLEHQAAKPLSKAENAKKLAELRAYLKI, encoded by the coding sequence ATGGCAAGCCACAAGAATCCGGGCACTCAGCTAACCAGCGCACAAGGGACACATCAGTCTGGGACATCGTCACAGACACAAACTGGTAACCCGGAGCTGGAAGCGCGCAAGCGCGCCCTGAATGAGGTGTTCGGTCTGCTGAAATTGAGCTTCCATAATCAGTTCAATTCCGCCTTCCCGGATATGCAGACGTTAAATCATGCCAAACGGCTGTGGCTCGAGTCTCTCTCCGGGTTTACTCCTGAGCAACTGGTTGCCGGTGCCAAGCGCGCCATTAAGCAGTCCGAATATCTGCCCACCATCCACAAGATGCTGCAGTTCTGCGCCGAGGGTGAACACGGACTACCCGACCCTCGCGCCGCCTACCGTGAAGCCTGCAACGCTCCCAGCCCCAAAGCAAATCACCGCTGGAGCCACCCGGCGGTTTACCATGCAGGGCGCGCTGCGGACTGGTTCTTTCTGGCAAACAACCCGGAGTCCTCAGCCTATCCGGTGCTTGCCAGTCACTACAAAAAGATCTGTGAGCGCCTGATGGCCGGTGAAAGCTTACCCGCTCCTAAGCAGGTACAGTTGGAGCACCAGGCGGCGAAGCCCCTCTCGAAAGCCGAAAATGCCAAAAAGTTGGCGGAATTGCGCGCGTACCTCAAAATATGA
- a CDS encoding DnaT-like ssDNA-binding domain-containing protein: protein MKHPLLPERPLVISPTLATTLGLEESVLLGALGDLIPFLPVESHSGRDWYTADGTQLQQLLPFWEPADIQRVSTSLRNQGALLLGAAPYGSSAMLKFSLSTTATAGRPAAAQPPAPRAANTISPSWQPDGETMARIAQLGVPEHFVREQLPEFVTYWRDRGESRHSFGSLFLKQVKNKWESFRATQGRKQPLPDHWRPSEETLRKLSDEGVPSTFVQRCLQRFVEYHRNSAKQSVSWDLEFNDWVIEDWEKQDTPFIEKRKPEPMTRDWQPSENTWEQLRRLAINPNFAAELLPEFIYKWLERGGHSARWGEQFIEYARTEWAYYCQGIEKNPVAKPISRNWQPSSDCLGHLLNQCEIDRDFALSLVPEFILYWRSQNAARKSWDAVFVRHARHKWAERNKFAIGQQHGKPQESGHSANQRTRDTSVWDIVTDTNW from the coding sequence ATGAAACACCCCCTGCTCCCGGAACGCCCCCTCGTCATCTCTCCCACTCTGGCCACCACGCTCGGTCTGGAGGAGTCCGTATTGCTGGGTGCGCTGGGAGATCTGATACCGTTTCTGCCGGTAGAGTCACACTCGGGCCGTGACTGGTACACCGCTGACGGGACACAGCTGCAACAGTTGCTGCCGTTCTGGGAGCCGGCAGATATTCAACGGGTATCCACCAGCCTGCGCAACCAGGGCGCCCTGCTGCTGGGGGCCGCCCCCTACGGCAGCAGTGCGATGCTCAAGTTTTCGCTGTCCACCACTGCGACGGCCGGCCGACCTGCCGCCGCGCAGCCCCCCGCACCACGTGCAGCGAATACCATTTCGCCCAGCTGGCAGCCGGACGGCGAAACCATGGCGCGCATCGCCCAACTGGGCGTCCCGGAACATTTCGTTCGCGAACAGTTACCGGAGTTTGTCACCTACTGGCGGGATCGCGGGGAGAGCCGTCATTCCTTTGGCTCCCTGTTTCTCAAGCAGGTCAAGAATAAATGGGAATCCTTTCGCGCGACCCAGGGGCGCAAGCAGCCGCTTCCCGATCACTGGCGACCCAGCGAAGAAACTCTGCGCAAGCTTTCTGACGAAGGCGTACCCAGTACCTTTGTGCAGCGCTGTCTGCAGCGCTTTGTGGAGTACCACCGCAACAGTGCCAAACAATCCGTGTCATGGGATCTCGAGTTCAATGACTGGGTGATAGAAGACTGGGAAAAACAGGACACGCCATTTATCGAAAAGCGTAAGCCTGAGCCCATGACCCGGGACTGGCAGCCTAGCGAGAATACCTGGGAACAACTGCGCCGACTGGCCATCAACCCCAACTTTGCCGCAGAATTGCTGCCAGAGTTTATTTATAAATGGCTCGAGCGCGGCGGCCACAGTGCCCGCTGGGGTGAACAGTTTATCGAGTATGCACGCACGGAATGGGCTTACTACTGCCAGGGAATTGAAAAGAACCCGGTAGCCAAGCCCATTTCCCGCAACTGGCAACCCTCCAGTGACTGCCTCGGGCACCTGCTGAATCAGTGCGAAATTGATCGGGACTTTGCGCTTTCGCTGGTTCCGGAGTTCATTCTCTATTGGCGCAGCCAGAATGCCGCCCGCAAAAGCTGGGATGCGGTATTTGTGCGCCATGCGCGGCACAAGTGGGCCGAGCGCAATAAGTTCGCGATAGGACAACAACATGGCAAGCCACAAGAATCCGGGCACTCAGCTAACCAGCGCACAAGGGACACATCAGTCTGGGACATCGTCACAGACACAAACTGGTAA
- a CDS encoding helix-turn-helix transcriptional regulator, producing the protein MSIEKPEVLAGSDSREQILYLLKTRGPLSARSIADSMAMTPVGARQHLHALAEQGLLRRFDRAEKVGRPASYWELTEKAQNRFPDRHGDLTVKLIENVREVFGEQGLDALIARRESESLTDYRAALGSCTSLGARVRKLAQLRDSEGYMAQALQEARGVWLLLENHCPICAAARVCRSFCRSELAIFRQCLPDAEVERCDYLLDGARRCAYRISAR; encoded by the coding sequence ATGAGTATTGAAAAACCTGAAGTGCTCGCCGGCAGCGACTCCCGGGAACAGATTCTCTACCTGCTGAAAACCCGTGGTCCACTCTCCGCCCGCAGCATCGCTGACAGCATGGCAATGACCCCTGTCGGGGCGCGCCAGCATTTGCACGCACTGGCAGAGCAGGGGCTCCTGCGGCGTTTCGATCGTGCGGAAAAAGTCGGCCGCCCGGCCAGCTACTGGGAGCTGACAGAAAAGGCGCAGAACCGGTTTCCCGACCGCCACGGGGACCTCACCGTAAAGCTGATCGAGAATGTACGGGAAGTCTTCGGCGAACAGGGGCTGGATGCCTTGATTGCCCGCCGGGAGAGCGAGTCACTGACGGACTACCGCGCCGCGCTGGGGAGCTGCACAAGCCTTGGTGCCCGGGTACGCAAACTGGCGCAACTACGCGACAGCGAGGGATATATGGCCCAGGCTCTACAAGAGGCGCGTGGTGTCTGGCTGCTGCTGGAGAATCACTGTCCCATCTGCGCCGCGGCCCGCGTGTGTCGCAGCTTTTGCCGATCGGAACTGGCGATTTTCCGCCAGTGTCTGCCTGACGCAGAGGTAGAGCGATGCGACTACCTGCTGGATGGCGCGCGCCGCTGTGCCTACCGCATTTCGGCCAGGTAG
- a CDS encoding MFS transporter, producing the protein MPKLSPKTTLFAVLLVTTIGTAGIALPYPVLAPLFLDGPENALTRFMGLPPKLLLGVLLALFPLGLLLGSSVIGALSDQYGRRRTLVITLVLAAAGYALSALALRWENYALFAVARFITGLCEGNIAIARAMAADLHPAIDRTRALSLAMACAYAGWLLGPLTGGYLAAAGPATVFWAGALAVFACALISRLLMPADEPLNTNGNTSFVQLVRTKNSLALWREPAIRALALFNLLFTLGVNAFYEFYPFWLVEKFAFPPHQIAWNTVVVTGMMIATSVVAIPALKRRYGTQRLVFRGALGLGLILVLLPLASARGSAALFVLIGVGIATVNGVFPAMMSERFEHFGQGRVMGLLTANFCLTSTIIALLGSSVALLGSHWTLILGGLLCIASAAWFARLQRHSETWPQEANAQ; encoded by the coding sequence ATGCCCAAGCTCTCTCCCAAAACCACTCTGTTCGCGGTCCTGCTCGTTACCACAATCGGGACCGCCGGCATTGCACTGCCTTATCCAGTACTCGCGCCACTGTTTCTGGATGGCCCGGAAAACGCACTGACCCGATTTATGGGGCTGCCACCGAAATTGCTGCTGGGGGTTCTTCTGGCACTCTTTCCCCTGGGGCTGCTGCTTGGCAGCAGTGTGATCGGCGCACTGTCCGATCAGTATGGTCGCCGACGCACGCTGGTCATTACTCTGGTGCTGGCCGCAGCAGGCTATGCGCTGTCGGCCCTCGCACTGCGCTGGGAGAATTATGCGCTGTTTGCCGTGGCACGCTTTATCACCGGCCTCTGCGAAGGCAATATCGCCATCGCCCGCGCCATGGCAGCAGACCTCCACCCGGCCATTGACCGTACACGGGCCCTATCACTGGCGATGGCTTGCGCCTACGCCGGATGGTTGCTGGGTCCACTTACCGGGGGGTACCTGGCGGCTGCCGGTCCAGCCACCGTGTTCTGGGCTGGCGCGCTGGCTGTTTTCGCCTGCGCGCTTATCTCACGCCTGCTGATGCCGGCAGACGAGCCCCTGAATACAAACGGCAACACCAGTTTCGTGCAGCTGGTACGCACAAAAAATTCTCTTGCCCTCTGGCGTGAACCCGCAATACGCGCACTGGCCCTGTTCAACCTGTTATTTACTCTTGGGGTGAACGCATTCTACGAGTTTTATCCATTCTGGCTGGTCGAGAAGTTTGCGTTCCCACCCCATCAGATCGCCTGGAACACGGTGGTGGTCACCGGCATGATGATTGCGACCAGCGTAGTGGCCATACCGGCGCTCAAACGGCGTTACGGCACTCAGCGCCTGGTTTTCAGGGGCGCACTTGGGCTCGGGCTGATTCTGGTCTTGCTGCCTCTGGCGAGCGCCCGGGGAAGCGCAGCGCTGTTTGTCCTGATCGGGGTGGGTATCGCAACGGTGAACGGGGTCTTTCCGGCCATGATGTCCGAGCGCTTTGAACACTTCGGACAGGGCCGGGTGATGGGATTGCTCACCGCCAATTTCTGTCTGACAAGCACCATCATTGCACTACTGGGTAGCAGTGTGGCCTTGCTGGGCAGCCACTGGACATTGATACTTGGCGGCCTGCTGTGCATCGCCAGTGCTGCCTGGTTTGCAAGACTCCAGCGCCACAGTGAAACCTGGCCACAGGAGGCGAATGCACAATGA